One region of Termitidicoccus mucosus genomic DNA includes:
- a CDS encoding glycosyl hydrolase, protein MSIVRLGMAAAILAAACPALSQSVENTDPLRAGFVHPPASARPKAFWQWMNGHVTRDGITRDLEAMRRVGLGGVHIFDGGAYLPSGPSGYLNARWRELMTHALNEGARLGLDIGMHNAPGWSSSGGPWITPPRSMQQLVWTETTVRGPGMIEKTLPRPHANEGWYRDAFVLAFPSLPGEETPCEDCIHKITTSSGGEVNKTHLSDGLPSTGLDLAKGETLVVELGADTEIHAVTVHGLDGRAFPPLALEASTDGAHYAPLCRVTAPARHGIAAPGTAVFPARKARYVRLAPAAACGLSEFVLHRAPRIEDWTFKANFAYRVSRQVEMPAGDESVPSIAPQAVRDITVHMDASGQLRWDAPPGAWTILRIGHTGTGQANISASEAGHGLETDKFSREATEFHFNQVVGRVLADAEASGGGGRLHGVLIDSYEAGMQNWTASFPEEFRRRAGYDIRPRMPAMLGRVVGGAMESERFLYDVRRVQTELMAESYYGRMAELCRARGLVFAAEGYGQGVFDELDVAGLPDVPMGEFWVRTPWSPNRTAKMVASAAHVYGKPVVAAEAFTGEEATSRWLEYPYALKALGDDMFALGINQLVFHRYVHQPHPDAAPGMTMGPFGFFFERTNTWFEQSSGWLAYLSRCQHMLRQGVPAADVLYFTGERPPGSTQFFIPAPPPGYDYDLASAKVLLDRVTVKDGLLTLPEGNTYRMLVLPPGLKAMTPELARKLREFARQGAVIIGPRPECSPSLRGQPESDREVRRIAAELWDAAPGGRPLVRPAVAIADAVREAGLNPDFEYTSADVGAELSWLHRRLPDGDLYFVANRQRLTVEASCVFRVAGRRPELWNPQTGETGDAAIYAFEDTRTRMPLRLGPAESVFVVFRKPAGGENAAWVRRDGREILHAVKTARPPAPVITNEFTMAVWAKPDIDLRLMPEESTSGRLDETGKFYAIPAAEGDTLHGAGHAIAGLAIGRNGAYVIERARDRSPAVLVERRPVSGWTHFAMTYRDGKPRLYIDGKLAREGLASGSIVHPGVGSPPPSPGAILQFDGLAAVMGASGQPLPPSQGRSFLFEGNMTAPELFGECLPDDAIAALAARGLPSPEPPPAVELSALDDGSVTGLFWSSGHYELPTGSALAVAVPPPLDIGGEWRVAFPPGRGAPASVVMESPGSWHRHADAGVRHFSGTAVYTKTIRVPAAFLGGGKRVVLDLGRVEVVAEVRVNGHAFAPLWQEPFRVDVTDAIRPGDNALEIHVTNLWANRLIGDESLPAENEYENAHWRHGIKRLPSWYAEGAPKPAGGRTTFATWQFYDKDEPLLESGLLGPVRLLNPVRRTFPAR, encoded by the coding sequence ATGTCCATCGTCCGCCTCGGCATGGCTGCGGCGATTCTGGCCGCCGCCTGCCCCGCCCTTTCGCAATCCGTCGAAAACACCGATCCCCTGCGCGCCGGGTTTGTCCATCCGCCGGCCTCGGCGCGGCCAAAAGCATTTTGGCAGTGGATGAACGGCCACGTAACGCGCGACGGCATCACGCGCGACCTCGAGGCGATGCGGCGCGTGGGACTGGGCGGCGTGCATATCTTCGATGGCGGCGCCTACCTGCCGTCCGGCCCCTCCGGCTATCTCAACGCGCGCTGGCGCGAGTTGATGACCCACGCGCTCAACGAGGGCGCGCGTCTCGGCCTCGACATCGGCATGCACAACGCCCCGGGGTGGTCGAGCAGCGGCGGCCCGTGGATCACGCCGCCGCGCTCGATGCAGCAGCTCGTCTGGACGGAAACCACCGTGCGCGGCCCGGGCATGATCGAAAAAACGCTGCCCCGCCCGCACGCCAACGAGGGCTGGTATCGCGACGCATTCGTGCTCGCCTTCCCGTCCCTGCCCGGCGAGGAGACGCCGTGTGAGGATTGTATCCATAAAATAACGACAAGCAGCGGCGGCGAGGTGAACAAGACCCATTTGAGCGACGGCCTGCCCTCCACCGGCCTGGACCTGGCGAAAGGCGAAACCCTCGTCGTCGAGTTGGGCGCGGACACCGAAATCCACGCGGTGACCGTCCACGGCCTCGACGGCAGGGCATTCCCGCCGCTGGCGCTCGAAGCGTCGACGGACGGCGCGCACTACGCGCCCTTGTGCCGGGTGACCGCCCCCGCCCGGCACGGCATCGCGGCGCCGGGGACCGCCGTCTTCCCGGCGAGAAAGGCGCGATACGTTCGCCTGGCGCCGGCAGCCGCCTGCGGGCTGTCCGAGTTCGTGCTGCACCGCGCGCCGCGCATCGAGGATTGGACGTTCAAGGCCAATTTCGCCTACCGCGTGAGCCGGCAGGTGGAAATGCCGGCGGGAGACGAATCCGTCCCGTCCATCGCGCCCCAGGCGGTGCGCGACATCACGGTGCACATGGACGCCAGCGGACAGCTTCGCTGGGACGCGCCGCCGGGGGCGTGGACGATTCTCCGCATCGGGCACACCGGCACGGGACAGGCAAATATTTCCGCGTCGGAAGCCGGGCATGGCCTGGAAACGGACAAGTTCAGCCGCGAGGCGACGGAATTTCATTTCAACCAAGTCGTCGGCCGGGTGCTCGCCGACGCGGAGGCGTCCGGCGGCGGCGGACGGCTCCACGGCGTGCTCATCGACAGCTATGAGGCCGGCATGCAGAACTGGACCGCCTCGTTTCCGGAGGAGTTCCGGCGGCGCGCGGGTTACGACATCCGCCCGCGCATGCCCGCGATGCTGGGACGCGTCGTGGGCGGCGCCATGGAATCCGAGCGTTTTTTGTATGACGTGCGCCGCGTGCAGACGGAGCTCATGGCGGAAAGCTACTACGGACGGATGGCGGAATTGTGCCGCGCGCGGGGTCTGGTTTTTGCCGCGGAAGGCTACGGCCAGGGCGTGTTCGACGAGCTGGATGTCGCCGGGCTGCCGGATGTGCCGATGGGCGAATTCTGGGTGCGCACGCCGTGGTCGCCCAACCGGACCGCAAAAATGGTGGCCTCCGCGGCCCACGTTTACGGCAAACCCGTCGTGGCCGCGGAAGCCTTCACCGGCGAAGAGGCGACCTCCCGCTGGCTGGAGTATCCGTATGCGCTGAAGGCGCTGGGCGACGACATGTTCGCCCTCGGCATCAATCAACTCGTCTTCCATCGCTACGTGCACCAGCCGCATCCGGATGCCGCGCCGGGCATGACCATGGGGCCGTTCGGTTTCTTCTTTGAGCGCACCAACACGTGGTTCGAGCAAAGCTCCGGCTGGCTGGCCTATCTGTCGCGCTGCCAGCACATGCTCCGCCAAGGCGTCCCAGCCGCCGATGTGCTGTATTTCACCGGCGAGCGCCCGCCCGGCAGCACGCAGTTTTTTATCCCGGCGCCGCCGCCCGGATACGATTACGACCTCGCCTCGGCAAAGGTGCTGCTCGATCGCGTGACCGTGAAAGACGGCCTGCTGACATTGCCGGAAGGCAACACCTACCGGATGCTGGTGTTGCCGCCCGGACTGAAAGCGATGACGCCGGAACTCGCCCGCAAATTGCGCGAATTTGCCCGGCAGGGCGCCGTCATCATCGGGCCGAGGCCGGAATGCTCCCCGTCGCTCCGCGGGCAGCCGGAAAGCGATCGCGAGGTGCGCCGCATCGCCGCCGAACTCTGGGACGCGGCCCCGGGCGGGCGACCGCTCGTCCGGCCAGCCGTCGCGATCGCGGACGCCGTCCGCGAGGCTGGCTTGAATCCGGATTTTGAATACACCAGCGCGGACGTCGGCGCGGAATTGTCCTGGCTGCACCGCAGGCTGCCCGACGGCGACCTGTATTTTGTCGCCAACCGCCAGCGCCTCACGGTGGAGGCAAGCTGCGTCTTTCGCGTGGCCGGCCGCCGCCCGGAACTCTGGAACCCGCAAACCGGCGAGACCGGTGACGCCGCGATCTATGCTTTTGAAGACACCCGCACGCGCATGCCGCTGCGCCTCGGGCCGGCGGAATCCGTGTTTGTCGTGTTCCGCAAACCGGCCGGCGGGGAAAACGCGGCATGGGTGCGCCGCGATGGACGCGAGATCCTGCACGCGGTGAAAACCGCCCGCCCGCCCGCGCCCGTCATCACGAATGAGTTCACCATGGCCGTCTGGGCCAAACCCGACATCGACCTGCGGCTCATGCCCGAAGAATCGACCTCGGGCCGGCTCGACGAGACGGGCAAGTTCTACGCGATCCCGGCGGCGGAAGGCGACACGCTCCACGGCGCCGGCCACGCCATCGCGGGACTGGCCATCGGGCGCAATGGCGCCTACGTGATCGAACGGGCGCGCGACCGCTCGCCCGCGGTGCTCGTCGAGCGGCGGCCGGTCTCCGGCTGGACGCATTTCGCCATGACCTATCGCGACGGGAAACCGCGCCTCTACATCGACGGCAAACTCGCGCGCGAGGGCCTGGCCTCCGGGAGCATCGTGCATCCCGGCGTCGGCTCGCCGCCACCGTCGCCCGGGGCCATCCTGCAATTCGACGGGCTCGCCGCCGTGATGGGCGCGTCGGGCCAGCCGCTGCCGCCCTCGCAAGGACGCTCGTTTCTCTTTGAGGGCAATATGACGGCGCCGGAATTGTTCGGCGAATGCCTGCCGGACGACGCCATCGCCGCACTGGCCGCGCGCGGCCTGCCTTCGCCGGAACCTCCGCCCGCGGTCGAGCTGTCGGCGCTGGATGACGGCTCGGTCACGGGCCTGTTCTGGTCGTCCGGCCATTACGAACTCCCGACCGGAAGCGCGCTCGCCGTCGCGGTGCCACCGCCCCTCGACATCGGGGGCGAGTGGCGGGTGGCGTTCCCTCCCGGACGGGGCGCGCCGGCGTCCGTCGTGATGGAATCGCCCGGCTCGTGGCACCGGCATGCCGATGCTGGCGTCCGGCATTTCTCCGGCACCGCCGTTTACACCAAGACCATCCGGGTGCCCGCCGCCTTCCTCGGCGGCGGGAAACGCGTGGTCCTCGACCTCGGGCGCGTGGAGGTGGTGGCCGAAGTGCGCGTGAACGGACACGCTTTCGCCCCGCTTTGGCAAGAGCCATTCCGCGTGGACGTGACCGACGCCATCCGGCCCGGGGACAACGCGCTGGAAATCCATGTGACAAACCTATGGGCGAACCGGCTGATCGGCGACGAATCGCTGCCCGCCGAGAATGAATATGAAAACGCGCACTGGCGGCACGGCATCAAGCGCCTGCCTTCCTGGTATGCCGAAGGCGCGCCCAAACCGGCGGGCGGGCGCACCACCTTCGCCACATGGCAATTTTATGACAAAGACGAGCCTCTGCTGGAATCCGGTCTGCTCGGCCCGGTGCGGCTGCTGAACCCGGTGCGGCGGACGTTCCCCGCCCGGTAA
- a CDS encoding PKD domain-containing protein, whose amino-acid sequence MQFRFSLLAAFAAVAFCALPARALDRPEITFPVFQFPADRIPRVDGDGADWDIVPESYVVGSKELVDGSTKPRQHDPKNLDVRVRVGWVKGLNRLYFLYEAYDDYWDFSQPGLHNDTFELIVDGDASGGVLVDSSQKSVWRPEIVGERRMTPDGRISPAQEKWAIHGVHAQNYHIFTPAVDKDWALAWGSATWTKELPWANAATKFDFKPGEPGKLTLEFWITPFDYAGPEGPERAVESLLYENKIIGLGWIIIDYDNAESGGRNNGFWMLGRQRSMFGDASGLPAFRLMPQEPFLREKRIDAQWSFKLVDIDRRVVAFKDESVGEVTAWHWDFGDGQTSTEQHPLHAYEKPGNYVVILDIEGPAGKSRHSKVWDVQMR is encoded by the coding sequence ATGCAATTTCGCTTTTCCCTCCTCGCCGCGTTCGCGGCGGTCGCGTTCTGCGCGCTACCCGCGCGCGCCCTTGACCGGCCCGAAATCACGTTTCCCGTTTTTCAATTTCCGGCCGACCGGATTCCGCGCGTCGATGGCGACGGGGCCGACTGGGACATCGTGCCGGAGAGTTATGTGGTCGGCAGCAAAGAACTCGTGGACGGCTCGACAAAACCGCGCCAGCACGATCCCAAGAACCTCGATGTGCGCGTGCGCGTCGGCTGGGTGAAGGGGCTCAACCGGCTTTATTTTCTCTACGAAGCTTATGATGATTACTGGGATTTTTCCCAGCCCGGCCTGCACAACGACACCTTTGAATTGATCGTCGATGGCGATGCGTCGGGCGGCGTGCTGGTGGATTCGTCGCAGAAATCGGTCTGGAGGCCGGAGATCGTCGGCGAGCGCCGCATGACGCCGGACGGACGCATCAGCCCGGCCCAGGAAAAATGGGCGATTCACGGTGTGCATGCGCAGAACTACCACATCTTCACGCCCGCGGTGGACAAGGACTGGGCGCTCGCGTGGGGCTCGGCCACGTGGACGAAGGAACTGCCGTGGGCCAATGCCGCGACGAAGTTTGATTTCAAGCCCGGCGAGCCCGGGAAACTGACGCTCGAGTTCTGGATCACGCCCTTCGACTACGCGGGCCCCGAGGGCCCGGAACGCGCGGTGGAGTCGCTGCTCTACGAAAACAAAATCATCGGCCTGGGCTGGATCATCATCGACTACGACAACGCGGAGTCCGGCGGGCGAAACAACGGATTCTGGATGCTCGGACGGCAGCGCTCCATGTTTGGCGACGCGTCCGGCCTGCCCGCCTTCCGCCTCATGCCGCAGGAACCGTTTTTGCGGGAGAAGCGAATCGACGCGCAATGGTCGTTCAAGCTGGTGGACATCGACCGGCGGGTGGTGGCCTTCAAGGACGAATCCGTCGGCGAGGTCACCGCGTGGCATTGGGACTTCGGCGACGGCCAGACCTCCACGGAACAGCATCCGCTCCATGCCTACGAAAAACCCGGAAACTACGTGGTGATTCTCGACATCGAGGGGCCCGCCGGAAAGTCGCGCCACTCGAAAGTGTGGGACGTGCAGATGCGCTGA